In Rubrobacter naiadicus, the following are encoded in one genomic region:
- a CDS encoding SDR family oxidoreductase, producing the protein MNGRPLSGCTAIVTGASSGIGLATANLFCDSGARVHAVARRREAMEEGAGEERLATGRLIPHALDVSDREGVKALVAETGGRERIDLLVLAAGTNVPDRSLEKLSAEDWERILSVNLCGAFYFLKAALPHLRTSRGQAILIGSVSGFWPDASGPAYQASKAGMAALARAAGIEEHARGVRFSSVLPGIVDTPLLDDRPAPPPREVRERALKPEDVARACLFLATLPEHVYVPEMTILPAELQALGKTGAATPQLPPREEDA; encoded by the coding sequence GTGAACGGGCGTCCGCTCTCCGGGTGCACCGCGATCGTCACCGGGGCCTCGAGCGGGATCGGGCTCGCCACGGCGAACCTCTTCTGCGACTCCGGGGCCCGCGTCCACGCGGTGGCGCGCAGGAGGGAGGCCATGGAGGAGGGCGCCGGCGAAGAGCGCCTCGCCACGGGGCGCCTCATCCCGCACGCCCTCGACGTCTCGGACCGCGAGGGCGTGAAGGCGCTGGTCGCGGAGACGGGCGGGCGTGAGCGAATCGACCTCCTCGTGCTCGCGGCCGGGACCAACGTCCCCGACAGGAGCCTGGAGAAGCTCTCCGCGGAGGACTGGGAGCGCATCCTCTCGGTGAACCTCTGCGGGGCGTTCTACTTCCTCAAGGCCGCGCTTCCCCACCTCAGAACCTCGCGCGGCCAGGCCATCCTCATAGGCAGCGTCTCCGGGTTCTGGCCCGACGCCTCCGGCCCGGCGTACCAGGCCTCGAAGGCCGGGATGGCCGCGCTCGCGCGGGCGGCGGGCATCGAGGAGCACGCGAGGGGCGTGCGCTTCTCGAGCGTGCTGCCCGGCATCGTGGACACGCCCCTGCTGGACGACAGGCCCGCACCGCCGCCCAGGGAGGTGCGCGAGCGGGCGCTCAAGCCCGAGGACGTGGCGCGGGCGTGCCTGTTCCTCGCCACGCTCCCGGAGCACGTCTACGTGCCCGAGATGACCATCCTGCCGGCCGAGCTCCAGGCCCTCGGCAAGACCGGAGCGGCGACCCCGCAACTTCCCCCCAGAGAGGAGGACGCGTGA
- a CDS encoding galactitol-1-phosphate 5-dehydrogenase: protein MKALVWQGPRSMSVEESPEPEPGPGEVVLRTGAAGICGSEVEGYLGRMGNRTPPLVMGHEFAGTVSKVGEGVDPSWEGRRVAVNPLLPCDECPICRAGMENACPNRTMIGIQHPGAFAEYVRVPAAALLPVPDTLPMTAAALAEPFANGVHAVRLAQVRGPMERAVVLGAGTIGTMVLQAAVLSGIPEVTVVEPHEGRREKAFSFGANAAFPSGEDAKEALREATGGLGADVVFDAAGTSQTRRLAAGLLRPGGMAVLVGLHEDESLIPFHHLVRNQLALQGSYAYTREDFRQALDWISEGRAGIGELPDPLPLSEGPEAFRRLAEGPTDQVKIFLAEGA, encoded by the coding sequence GTGAAGGCACTGGTCTGGCAGGGGCCGCGGAGCATGTCGGTCGAGGAGAGCCCGGAGCCCGAGCCGGGTCCCGGAGAGGTGGTACTGCGCACCGGCGCCGCCGGGATCTGCGGCTCGGAGGTCGAAGGGTACCTGGGCAGGATGGGCAACCGCACCCCGCCGCTCGTGATGGGACACGAGTTCGCAGGCACGGTGTCGAAGGTCGGCGAGGGGGTGGACCCTTCGTGGGAGGGGAGGAGGGTCGCGGTTAACCCCCTGCTCCCGTGCGACGAGTGCCCCATCTGCCGGGCCGGGATGGAGAACGCCTGCCCCAACCGCACCATGATCGGCATCCAGCACCCCGGAGCCTTCGCAGAGTACGTCCGCGTCCCCGCCGCGGCGCTGCTGCCGGTCCCCGACACCCTCCCGATGACCGCCGCGGCCCTCGCCGAACCGTTCGCCAACGGGGTGCACGCGGTACGCCTGGCGCAGGTTCGGGGGCCGATGGAGCGCGCCGTCGTCCTCGGCGCGGGCACCATCGGCACGATGGTCCTGCAGGCCGCGGTCCTGAGCGGGATCCCGGAGGTCACCGTCGTCGAGCCGCACGAGGGGAGGAGGGAGAAGGCATTCTCCTTCGGGGCGAACGCAGCGTTCCCCTCGGGTGAAGACGCGAAGGAGGCGCTGCGCGAGGCCACGGGCGGTCTCGGTGCCGACGTCGTCTTCGACGCTGCCGGCACCTCTCAGACGCGGCGTCTCGCCGCCGGGCTGCTCCGTCCCGGAGGGATGGCCGTCCTCGTCGGGCTGCACGAGGACGAGAGCCTCATACCCTTCCACCACCTGGTGCGCAACCAGCTCGCGCTGCAGGGCTCCTACGCCTACACCCGCGAGGACTTCCGGCAGGCGCTCGACTGGATCTCCGAGGGCCGCGCCGGGATCGGCGAGCTCCCCGACCCCCTGCCGCTCTCCGAGGGCCCCGAAGCGTTCCGCCGCCTGGCCGAAGGTCCCACAGACCAGGTGAAGATCTTTCTGGCGGAGGGGGCGTGA